A region of Actinobacillus porcitonsillarum DNA encodes the following proteins:
- a CDS encoding H-NS family nucleoid-associated regulatory protein produces the protein MSDALKTLSNIRSLRVIARETSLEQLESLQEKLAIVIEEKREELKNQELEQAKFLEGLNKYKEMLAQDGISAEELVALLGGQVEKKVRKAIAPRPAKYKFIDANGNEKTWTGQGRTPRELVGKNLADFEI, from the coding sequence AAAACATTATCTAATATTCGTAGCTTACGTGTTATTGCACGAGAAACATCTCTAGAACAATTAGAAAGTTTACAAGAAAAGCTCGCAATTGTTATTGAAGAAAAGCGTGAAGAGTTAAAAAATCAAGAATTAGAACAAGCTAAATTCTTAGAAGGTTTAAATAAATATAAAGAAATGCTTGCTCAAGACGGCATTTCAGCGGAAGAACTTGTTGCATTACTAGGTGGACAAGTTGAGAAAAAAGTACGTAAAGCCATAGCTCCTCGCCCAGCAAAGTATAAATTTATTGATGCCAACGGCAATGAAAAAACATGGACAGGCCAAGGTCGTACACCGCGTGAATTAGTGGGCAAAAACCTCGCTGATTTTGAGATCTAA
- the purU gene encoding formyltetrahydrofolate deformylase, whose amino-acid sequence MIETKILLTECPDSTGLVAKITNICYKHQLNILKNSEFVENETKRFFMRTELEGIFNDQTLLADLQFTLPEGSSYQLKPKARKRIVILVTKEAHCLGDILMKTYYGGLDVEIAAVVGNHDSLRQLTERFDVPFYLVSHEGLTRVEHDKLLAEKIDQYNPDYIVLAKYMRVLNPEFVARYPNRVVNIHHSFLPAFIGAKPYQRAYERGVKIIGATAHFINNELDEGPIIMQNVINVDHTYTADAMMRAGRDVEKTVLTRALELVFDERVFVYQNKTIIL is encoded by the coding sequence ATGATCGAAACAAAAATTTTATTAACGGAATGCCCTGATAGTACAGGGCTTGTCGCCAAAATCACGAATATTTGTTACAAACATCAACTTAATATTTTAAAAAATAGTGAATTTGTTGAAAACGAAACCAAACGTTTTTTTATGCGTACTGAATTAGAAGGTATTTTTAATGATCAAACCTTATTAGCCGATCTTCAATTTACCTTACCAGAAGGCTCTTCTTATCAACTAAAACCTAAAGCGCGTAAACGCATTGTTATTCTTGTTACAAAAGAAGCACACTGTTTAGGCGATATTCTCATGAAAACATATTATGGTGGTTTGGATGTCGAAATTGCTGCCGTAGTAGGGAATCATGATTCTTTACGCCAACTTACCGAACGTTTTGATGTCCCGTTCTATTTAGTCAGTCATGAAGGATTAACACGTGTTGAGCACGATAAGCTTTTAGCAGAAAAAATTGATCAATATAATCCTGATTATATTGTTCTTGCCAAATATATGCGTGTATTAAATCCGGAATTTGTGGCTCGCTACCCTAACCGTGTTGTTAATATTCATCATTCATTTTTACCCGCATTTATTGGTGCTAAACCTTATCAAAGAGCTTATGAGCGAGGCGTAAAAATTATCGGAGCCACCGCACATTTTATCAATAATGAACTGGATGAAGGTCCTATCATTATGCAAAATGTCATTAATGTGGATCATACTTATACTGCGGATGCAATGATGCGAGCTGGGCGTGATGTCGAAAAAACCGTTCTGACACGAGCACTTGAATTGGTTTTTGATGAACGTGTTTTTGTTTATCAAAATAAAACCATCATCCTATAA
- a CDS encoding SanA/YdcF family protein — MREEISQPKSNRIGVLLLIKRWMSCGRSFIKWSVGGFIFFVLALLGIDFITGYSVKDRIYTDINKLPDFHTAVILGTAKFYSKGVPNLYYQYRVEAASQLVKEHQIKHLLVSGDNQTPYYNEPKVMTEDLLKMGVPKNIIQQDFAGYRTLDSVIRANKVFKLAPFIIISQQFHCERALFIAKTQNIDAVCLVAKYPEGHVKVRIREFFARIGMIWDYIVNNQPRTFEKVVAKELKTN, encoded by the coding sequence ATGAGAGAAGAAATTTCACAACCTAAAAGTAATCGAATTGGAGTATTACTGTTAATAAAAAGATGGATGTCTTGTGGACGCTCTTTTATAAAGTGGAGTGTCGGGGGATTTATTTTTTTCGTATTAGCATTATTAGGTATCGATTTTATTACAGGGTATTCCGTTAAGGATAGAATTTATACAGATATAAATAAATTGCCGGATTTCCATACTGCGGTTATATTAGGTACAGCAAAATTTTATTCCAAGGGCGTTCCTAATTTATATTATCAATATCGTGTTGAAGCTGCCTCACAATTAGTTAAAGAACACCAGATAAAACATTTATTAGTAAGTGGAGATAATCAAACACCTTACTATAATGAACCTAAAGTCATGACAGAAGATCTGCTAAAGATGGGAGTGCCTAAAAACATTATTCAGCAAGATTTTGCTGGATATCGCACTCTAGATTCTGTTATTCGGGCAAATAAAGTGTTTAAACTTGCTCCTTTTATTATTATCAGCCAGCAATTTCATTGTGAGAGAGCTCTATTTATTGCTAAAACACAAAATATTGATGCGGTTTGTTTGGTTGCAAAATATCCAGAAGGGCATGTTAAGGTAAGAATTCGAGAGTTTTTTGCTCGAATAGGAATGATTTGGGATTATATCGTTAATAACCAGCCAAGAACTTTTGAGAAGGTTGTTGCTAAAGAATTGAAAACAAATTAA
- the metX gene encoding homoserine O-acetyltransferase MetX — translation MALSLTLFEEAPLSLTFGGTLSPIQVAYQTYGTLNENKSNAVLLCHALTGDAEPYLPPPNKGWWQDFIGPGLAFDTDQYFFICSNVLGGCKGTTGPSSINPQTGKPYGSQFPVITVQDIVNVQKALLDKLNIPHLHAVVGGSFGGMQATQWGISYPHFVDNIINLCSSLTLSAEAIGFNHVMRQAIINDPCFNQGDYYEGIAPDNGLKIARMLGMLTYRTDIQLAKAFGRETKQHGQMWGDHFQVESYLTYQGEKFLDRFDANSYLRLLRALDLYDPAQGFENESSALTRIKANYTLVAVTSDQLFKQIDVHKSRQRLIDAGIKVNYHEFNSTFGHDSFLVDYDFFEPMIKQALKK, via the coding sequence ATGGCTCTCTCTCTTACTCTCTTTGAAGAAGCTCCGCTTTCACTCACATTTGGCGGAACACTTTCTCCAATTCAAGTAGCATATCAGACTTACGGCACGCTCAATGAAAATAAAAGCAATGCCGTACTCCTTTGCCACGCATTAACGGGGGATGCCGAGCCATATTTACCTCCACCCAACAAAGGTTGGTGGCAAGATTTTATTGGTCCGGGACTTGCTTTTGATACCGACCAATATTTCTTTATCTGTTCTAACGTACTTGGTGGGTGTAAAGGTACGACAGGGCCTTCATCAATCAATCCTCAGACCGGTAAACCTTACGGAAGCCAATTCCCTGTTATTACCGTTCAAGATATTGTAAATGTACAAAAAGCATTACTCGATAAGCTCAATATTCCACATTTACATGCCGTTGTTGGCGGGTCTTTTGGCGGAATGCAGGCAACCCAATGGGGTATTTCATACCCTCATTTTGTGGATAATATTATCAATCTTTGTTCATCCCTCACATTGAGTGCCGAAGCCATTGGCTTTAACCACGTTATGCGCCAAGCCATTATCAACGATCCTTGTTTCAACCAAGGGGATTATTACGAAGGAATTGCACCTGACAATGGGTTAAAAATAGCCAGAATGTTAGGCATGCTAACATATCGAACTGATATTCAGTTAGCAAAAGCATTTGGCAGAGAAACAAAACAACACGGACAAATGTGGGGAGACCATTTCCAAGTTGAATCTTATTTAACTTATCAAGGTGAAAAGTTTTTAGACCGCTTTGATGCTAATAGTTATCTACGTTTACTCCGAGCTCTTGATCTATATGATCCCGCACAAGGATTTGAAAATGAGTCTTCTGCTTTAACACGTATTAAAGCAAACTACACTTTGGTGGCAGTTACAAGCGATCAATTATTTAAACAGATAGATGTCCATAAAAGCCGCCAACGTTTAATTGATGCTGGTATTAAAGTCAATTATCACGAATTTAATTCCACTTTTGGACATGATTCCTTTCTTGTCGATTATGATTTCTTTGAGCCTATGATTAAACAAGCATTAAAAAAATAG
- the purR gene encoding HTH-type transcriptional repressor PurR, translating to MATIKDVAKLAGVSTTTVSHVINKTRFVAEDTTKAVWDAIQSLNYSPSAVARSLKVNTTKSIGMIITTSEAPFFAEIVLAVEEYCYRQGYSLFLCNTQNNPEKIQNHLDMLIKKRVDGVLVMCTEYTENSLTLFNGTNIPMVIMDWGRHDEKSDRILDNSFEGGYLATKHLIDNGHKEIGVIAGNLEKTTARDRFNGFLEAMKEANLPVHQEWITEGDFEPEDGYECMNNLFRLEKLPTAIFCFNDVMALGAISAITERGLSVPNDISIIGYDNIHSSRFYAPPLTTIHQSKSRLGTQALNLLLERIQKEEKVSEPQILEFHPELVQRKSVLNLNQ from the coding sequence ATGGCTACTATTAAAGATGTTGCAAAACTTGCTGGTGTATCAACTACAACAGTATCACATGTCATTAATAAAACTCGATTTGTCGCAGAAGATACAACTAAAGCTGTTTGGGATGCGATTCAATCGTTAAATTATTCTCCTAGCGCAGTTGCTCGTAGCTTAAAAGTTAATACGACAAAATCTATCGGAATGATTATTACAACGAGTGAAGCGCCTTTTTTTGCTGAAATTGTTTTAGCAGTCGAAGAATATTGCTATCGCCAAGGCTATTCTCTCTTTTTATGTAACACACAAAACAACCCAGAAAAGATCCAAAACCATTTAGATATGTTGATAAAAAAACGTGTAGATGGCGTATTAGTAATGTGCACAGAGTACACTGAAAACTCCCTTACACTTTTCAATGGAACAAACATTCCTATGGTAATCATGGATTGGGGGCGTCATGATGAAAAAAGTGATCGCATCTTAGATAACAGTTTTGAAGGCGGTTATCTTGCAACAAAACATTTAATTGATAATGGACATAAAGAAATTGGTGTCATTGCAGGAAATTTAGAAAAAACAACCGCTAGAGATCGCTTTAATGGCTTTCTAGAAGCGATGAAAGAAGCGAATTTACCTGTACATCAAGAATGGATTACCGAAGGGGATTTTGAACCTGAAGATGGTTATGAGTGTATGAATAACCTATTCCGTTTAGAAAAATTGCCAACAGCGATTTTCTGCTTTAATGATGTTATGGCATTAGGTGCAATTTCAGCAATTACTGAACGAGGATTATCCGTCCCCAATGATATTTCTATTATTGGCTACGATAATATTCATAGTTCTCGTTTTTATGCACCACCGCTTACTACGATTCATCAATCTAAATCACGTTTAGGTACACAAGCACTGAACTTATTATTAGAGCGAATCCAAAAAGAAGAAAAAGTGAGTGAACCTCAAATTTTAGAGTTTCATCCAGAACTTGTACAACGTAAATCGGTACTTAATTTAAATCAATAA
- a CDS encoding DedA family protein encodes MEFLIEFFSSYGYWAVFLVLLACGFGLPIPEDVTLVSGGVISGLGYTNVHWMLVVSMLGVLVGDSTMYWLGRIYGEKIRQFPLIRNIVTEERYKMVQERFEKQGNRLLFLARFLPGLRAVVYLVSGITKRVSFTRFVLVDFCAAIISVPIWVYLGDYGAQNIDWLHAQIKNGQHIIFACLGVIAIYIYWKWNKARKAKLNNIS; translated from the coding sequence ATGGAGTTTTTAATTGAATTTTTTAGCAGCTACGGCTATTGGGCTGTATTCCTTGTGTTGTTAGCTTGTGGCTTTGGCTTGCCGATTCCCGAAGATGTTACCCTCGTTTCTGGTGGAGTGATTTCAGGATTAGGCTATACCAATGTTCATTGGATGCTTGTTGTGAGTATGCTTGGTGTTCTTGTCGGCGATAGCACCATGTATTGGCTTGGACGTATTTATGGCGAAAAAATCCGTCAGTTCCCTCTAATTCGTAATATAGTGACTGAAGAACGCTATAAAATGGTTCAGGAACGATTTGAAAAACAAGGTAACCGCTTACTATTCCTTGCTCGTTTCTTACCAGGGTTACGTGCTGTTGTTTATCTTGTTTCCGGAATAACAAAACGAGTCAGTTTTACTCGTTTTGTTCTTGTTGATTTTTGTGCTGCAATTATTTCCGTACCTATTTGGGTCTATTTAGGTGATTATGGCGCTCAAAATATAGATTGGTTACATGCTCAAATTAAAAATGGACAACATATCATTTTTGCTTGTTTAGGTGTCATCGCTATTTATATTTACTGGAAATGGAATAAAGCTCGTAAAGCAAAATTAAATAATATTTCATAA